A window of Saccharomyces paradoxus chromosome XIII, complete sequence contains these coding sequences:
- the INP1 gene encoding Inp1p (Peripheral membrane protein of peroxisomes~similar to YMR204C) → MVLSRGETKKNSVRSTPKQEKKPQSTFQSLKQSLKLSNNKKLKQDTVQPSSDTSKSVKTKKIGTYSKRTGTQRKRISTQRFSLFTYGNVQVMNSFVPIHNDIPNSSYNRRNSQVSANNAAGTSRASFNDTQSQDSQNTIKLKPTSLMAKGPIEIYQICTGFDKVKEDMVPVQKSSKPSSHDGHVVNYLSIGRHGDIVHPVLPKLQITRLNGTGFKYFISFYNPERYWEIEFLPLTCQSQSELENSVKAFENVINKICHFSHINEEATIGNNESLSDKFTVPPTLDMEPPNIELTDDDDDDLNYLLDEEDEHGCTDNSFSVISNTCSNLSASFLYPSDPTNAVSISINEAFKNAIRRTAPVLNIPIMAPSIHLKQQNKRYSSYSFIESSPYLQDRHRRLQRRSISGLGDL, encoded by the coding sequence ATGGTCTTATCTAGAGGAGaaaccaagaaaaatagtGTGAGATCGACTccaaaacaagaaaagaaacctCAATCGACGTTTCAATCTTTAAAACAATCACTTAAACTTAGCAATAATAAGAAGCTGAAACAGGACACAGTGCAACCCTCGAGCGATACAAGTAAATCCGtcaaaaccaaaaaaattggcaCATATTCGAAGAGAACTGGAAcacaaaggaaaaggatATCAACCCAgagattttctttgtttacGTACGGCAATGTTCAGGTCATGAATTCATTTGTCCCCATTCATAATGATATTCCAAATAGCAGTTACAATCGTAGAAACTCCCAGGTATCCGCAAATAATGCCGCTGGAACGAGCAGAGCGTCTTTCAATGATACACAAAGTCAAGATAGTCAAAACACTATTAAGTTAAAGCCTACATCTTTAATGGCAAAGGGACCAATTGAGATATATCAGATATGTACCGGGTTTGATAAGGTAAAGGAAGATATGGTGCCCGTTCAAAAATCTAGTAAACCCAGTAGTCATGACGGGCACGTAGTAAACTATTTATCGATAGGACGACATGGTGATATTGTGCATCCAGTACTACCCAAACTACAAATAACAAGGCTGAATGGGACAGGTTTCAAATACTTTATTAGTTTTTATAATCCGGAACGGTATTGGGAGATCGAATTTCTGCCTTTAACTTGTCAGTCCCAATCAGAATTGGAAAACAGTGTAaaagcttttgaaaacgTCATTAACAAaatttgccatttttcGCATATTAACGAAGAAGCTACTATCGGGAATAATGAGTCCTTGAGCGATAAGTTTACAGTGCCACCCACTTTAGATATGGAGCCCCCTAATATTGAATTAaccgatgatgatgatgatgaccTAAATTATCTGctggatgaagaagacgaacACGGTTGTACAGATAACAGCTTCTCCGTAATATCGAATACTTGCTCTAATCTGAGTGCAAGCTTTCTCTATCCCAGTGATCCTACCAATGCCGTGTCAATTTCTATCAATGaagctttcaaaaatgctATCAGGCGAACCGCTCCTGTGCTGAACATTCCAATAATGGCCCCGAGTATCCATTTgaaacaacaaaacaaaaggTATAGTTCATATTCTTTTATAGAATCTTCCCCATATCTGCAGGATAGGCATAGAAGGTTGCAGAGAAGATCCATATCTGGGCTTGGCGATCTTTGA
- a CDS encoding uncharacterized protein (similar to YMR206W), translating into MLSSSSNRPISAHLTIHYKPIQEEEEEEMRSGARGGSHHDDYFLESNRSPTPNRKHEFIKTVLNINDNDSEFSESCSPREKLHTGGACNTDLFGDFVSKKQQRLSNSMNIYDLYQCVHNLSPSSDNHQFIARRFSESHIPSLHHRQQQQVTTAKNFVQSTKDIQRIASYAADSDQRVKYLPNYHQSAPSTALSAAESRAAEPRKLPDGDSTQNYILKLQLSSSNSQPISPRTRSVFRPSCSSSNCSSSSSSSACSSISISDPNNITAYETNNVSPQFPNDQPLDISSPCARHHHRRNSIAVKFDKALYKKTTR; encoded by the coding sequence ATGCTGAGTAGCAGTAGTAACAGACCTATATCCGCCCATCTAACCATTCATTACAAGCCTATTCaggaggaagaggaagaggagaTGAGAAGCGGCGCCAGAGGGGGTAGCCATCATGACGACTATTTTCTAGAGAGTAATAGATCTCCCACCCCCAATAGGAAACATGAGTTCATTAAAACGGTGCTCAATATCAATGATAACGACTCTGAATTTTCGGAATCGTGCTCGCCAAGAGAGAAGTTGCATACTGGAGGGGCCTGTAATACAGACCTGTTTGGGGACTTCGTGTCTAAAAAACAGCAGAGGCTGTCCAATTCTATGAACATTTACGACCTTTATCAATGTGTACATAATCTGTCGCCTAGCAGCGATAACCATCAGTTCATAGCAAGAAGGTTCAGCGAGTCTCATATTCCCTCCTTGCATCATCGCCAGCAGCAACAAGTGACAACGGCGAAAAACTTTGTTCAGTCCACGAAAGACATTCAAAGGATCGCTTCATACGCTGCGGATTCAGATCAGAGAGTCAAGTATTTACCGAACTATCACCAGTCTGCTCCTTCTACCGCCTTATCAGCAGCTGAGTCGAGAGCGGCAGAACCAAGAAAACTCCCTGACGGCGACAGTACACAAAATTACATACTAAAACTGCAACTCTCGTCGTCCAACTCTCAGCCAATATCACCGAGGACTCGCTCCGTCTTCCGCCCttcttgctcttcttctaaCTGCTCGtcatcttcctcatcatcaGCATGTTCATCTATTTCCATCTCAGATCCGAACAACATAACAGCATACGAAACGAATAATGTCAGCCCTCAGTTCCCTAATGACCAGCCCTTAGATATTTCTAGTCCTTGTGCAAGGCATCACCATAGAAGAAACTCTATTGCTGTAAAATTTGACAAGgctttatataaaaaaacaacaagatAG
- the ERG2 gene encoding C-8 sterol isomerase ERG2 (C-8 sterol isomerase~similar to YMR202W) gives MKFFPLLLLIGVVGYVMNVLFTTWLPTNYMFDPKTLNEICNSVISKHNTEDNLSTEDLLQDIRDALASHYGDEYINKYVKEEWVFNNAGGAMGQMIILHASVSEYLILFGTAVGTEGHTGVHFADDYFTILHGTQIAALPYATEAEVYTPGMTHHLKKGYAKQYSMPGGSFALELAQGWIPCMLPFGFLDTFSSTLDLYTLYRTVYLTARDMGKNLLQNKKF, from the coding sequence ATGAAGTTTTTCCCGCTACTTTTGTTGATTGGTGTTGTAGGCTACGTTATGAACGTGCTGTTCACTACCTGGTTGCCAACCAACTACATGTTCGATCCAAAAACTTTGAACGAAATATGTAACTCAGTCATCAGCAAACACAACACAGAAGACAATCTGTCCACTGAAGACTTGCTACAGGATATCAGAGACGCACTTGCCTCTCATTACGGGGACGAATACATCAACAAGTACgtcaaagaagaatggGTCTTCAACAATGCTGGTGGTGCAATGGGCCAAATGATCATCCTTCATGCATCTGTATCTGAGTATTTAATTCTATTCGGAACCGCTGTTGGCACAGAAGGCCACACAGGTGTTCACTTCGCTGACGACTACTTTACCATCTTACATGGTACGCAAATCGCAGCCCTGCCATATGCCACCGAGGCTGAAGTTTATACTCCTGGTATGACCCACCACTTGAAGAAGGGATACGCCAAACAATACAGCATGCCAGGCGGCTCCTTCGCCCTTGAGTTGGCTCAAGGCTGGATCCCATGCATGTTGCCGTTCGGGTTCTTGGATACTTTCTCCAGTACCCTTGATTTATACACTTTATACAGAACTGTCTACCTGACTGCCAGGGACATGGGTAAGAACTTGttgcaaaacaaaaagttcTAA
- the PFK2 gene encoding 6-phosphofructokinase subunit beta (Beta subunit of heterooctameric phosphofructokinase~similar to YMR205C), with the protein MTVTTPFVNGTSYCTVTAYSVQSYKAAIDFYTKFLSLENRSSPDENSTLLSNDSISLKILLRPDEKINKNVEVHLKELNSITKTQDWRSHASQSLVFNTSDILAVKDTLNAMNAPLQGYPTELFPMQLYTLDPLGNVVGVTSTKNAVSTKPTPPPAPEAPAKSGLSSKVHSYTDLAYRMKTTDTYPSLPKPSNKPQKAIAVMTSGGDAPGMNSNVRAIVRSAIFKGCRAFVVMEGYEGLVRGGPEYIKEFHWEDVRGWSAEGGTNIGTARCMEFKKREGRLLGAQHLIEAGVDALIVCGGDGSLTGADLFRSEWPSLIEELLKTNRITKEQYERMKHLNICGTVGSIDNDMSTTDATIGAYSALDRICKAIDYVEATANSHSRAFVVEVMGRNCGWLALLAGIATSADYIFIPEKPATSSEWQDQMCDIVSKHRSRGKRTTIVVVAEGAIAADLTPISPSDVHKVLVDRLGLDTRITTLGHVQRGGTAVAYDRILATLQGLEAVNAVLESTPETPSPLIAVNENKIVRKPLMESVKLTKAVAEAIQAKDFKRAMSLRDTEFIEHLNNFMAINSADHNEPKLPKDKRLKIAIVNVGAPAGGINSAVYSMATYCMSQGHRPYAIYNGWSGLARHESVRSLNWKDMLGWQSRGGSEIGTNRVTPEEADLGMIAYYFQKYEFDGLIIVGGFEAFESLHQLERARESYPAFRIPMVLIPATLSNNVPGTEYSLGSDTALNALMEYCDVVKQSASSTRGRAFVVDCQGGNSGYLATYASLAVGAQVSYVPEEGISLEQLSEDIEYLAQSFEKAEGRGRFGKLILKSTNASKALSATKLAEVITAEADGRFDAKPAYPGHVQQGGLPSPIDRTRATRMAIKAVGFIEDNQAAIAESRAAEENFNADDKTISDTAAVVGVKGSHVVYNSIRQLYDYETEVSMRMPKVIHWQATRLIADHLVGRKRVD; encoded by the coding sequence ATGACTGTTACTACTCCTTTTGTGAATGGTACTTCTTATTGTACCGTCACTGCATATTCCGTTCAATCTTATAAAGCTGCCATAGATTTTTACACCAAGTTTTTGTCACTAGAAAACCGCTCTTCTCCAGATGAAAACTCCACTTTATTGTCTAACGATTCCATCTCTTTGAAGATCCTTCTACGCcctgatgaaaaaatcaataaaaacGTTGAGGTTCATTTGAAGGAATTGAACAGTATCACCAAGACTCAAGACTGGAGATCTCATGCCTCTCAATCCTTGGTATTTAACACTTCAGACATCTTGGCCGTCAAGGACACTTTAAACGCCATGAACGCTCCTCTTCAAGGCTACCCAACAGAACTTTTTCCAATGCAATTGTACACTTTGGACCCATTAGGTAATGTTGTTGGTGTTACTTCTACTAAGAATGCGGTTTCCACCAAACCAACCCCACCACCTGCACCAGAAGCTCCTGCTAAGTCCGGTCTTTCCTCTAAAGTTCATTCTTACACTGATTTGGCTTACCGTATGAAAACCACCGACACTTATCCATCTTTGCCAAAGCCATCAAACAAGCCTCAGAAGGCCATTGCCGTCATGACTTCTGGTGGTGATGCTCCAGGTATGAATTCTAACGTTAGAGCCATTGTGCGTTCCGCTATTTTCAAGGGATGTCGTGCCTTTGTCGTTATGGAAGGTTACGAAGGTTTGGTTCGTGGTGGTCCAGAATACATCAAGGAATTCCACTGGGAAGACGTTCGTGGTTGGTCTGCTGAAGGTGGTACTAACATTGGTACTGCTCGTTGTATGGAATTTAAGAAGCGTGAAGGTAGATTATTGGGTGCCCAACATTTGATTGAGGCCGGTGTCGATGCTTTGATCGTTTGTGGTGGTGACGGTTCTTTAACTGGTGCTGATCTATTTAGATCCGAATGGCCTTCTTTGATTGAAGAATTGTTGAAAACCAACAGAATCACCAAGGAACAATACGAAAGAATGAAGCATTTGAACATTTGTGGTACTGTCGGTTCTATTGATAACGATATGTCCACTACAGATGCTACTATCGGTGCTTACTCTGCCTTGGACAGAATCTGTAAGGCTATTGACTACGTTGAAGCTACCGCCAACTCTCATTCAAGAGCTTTCGTTGTTGAAGTTATGGGTAGAAACTGTGGTTGGTTGGCTTTATTAGCTGGTATCGCCACTTCTGCTGATTATATCTTCATTCCAGAAAAGCCAGCCACTTCCAGCGAATGGCAAGACCAAATGTGTGACATTGTCTCCAAGCACAGATCAAGGGGTAAAAGAACTACGATTGTTGTCGTTGCTGAAGGTGCTATCGCTGCCGATTTGACTCCAATTTCTCCAAGCGATGTTCACAAAGTTCTGGTCGACAGGTTAGGTTTAGACACAAGAATCACTACTTTAGGTCACGTTCAAAGAGGTGGTACCGCTGTTGCTTACGACCGTATCTTGGCTACTCTACAAGGTCTTGAAGCCGTTAACGCCGTTTTGGAATCTACTCCAGAAACTCCATCTCCATTGATTGCTGTtaacgaaaacaaaattgttCGTAAACCTTTAATGGAATCCGTTAAGTTGACCAAAGCTGTTGCAGAAGCTATTCAAGCTAAGGATTTCAAGAGAGCTATGTCTCTAAGAGACACTGAGTTCATTGAACATTTAAACAATTTCATGGCTATTAACTCTGCTGACCACAACGAACCAAAGCTACCAAAGGACAAGAGATTGAAGATCGCCATTGTCAATGTTGGTGCCCCAGCTGGTGGTATCAACTCTGCCGTCTACTCAATGGCCACTTACTGTATGTCTCAAGGTCATAGACCATATGCCATCTACAACGGTTGGTCTGGTTTAGCAAGACATGAAAGTGTTCGTTCCTTGAACTGGAAGGATATGTTAGGATGGCAATCCCGTGGTGGTTCTGAAATTGGTACTAACAGAGTCACCCCAGAAGAAGCTGATCTAGGTATGATTGCTTACTACTTCCAAAAATACGAATTCGATGGTTTGATCATTGTTGGTGGTTTTGAAGCTTTTGAATCTTTACATCAATTAGAAAGAGCAAGAGAAAGTTATCCAGCTTTTAGAATCCCAATGGTCTTGATACCAGCTACTTTGTCTAACAATGTTCCAGGTACTGAATACTCTTTGGGTTCTGATACCGCTTTGAATGCTTTGATGGAATATTGCGACGTTGTTAAACAATCCGCTTCTTCCACCAGAGGTAGAGCTTTCGTTGTCGACTGTCAAGGTGGTAACTCCGGCTATTTGGCTACTTACGCATCTTTGGCTGTCGGTGCTCAAGTCTCTTATGTTCCAGAAGAAGGTATTTCTTTGGAGCAATTGTCCGAGGATATTGAATACTTAGCTCAATCTTTCGAAAAGGCTGAAGGTAGAGGTAGATTTGGTAAATTGATCTTAAAGAGTACAAACGCTTCTAAGGCTTTATCAGCCACCAAATTGGCTGAAGTTATCACTGCTGAAGCCGATGGCAGATTTGACGCTAAGCCAGCTTATCCAGGCCATGTACAACAAGGTGGTTTGCCATCCCCAATTGATAGAACAAGAGCCACTAGAATGGCCATTAAAGCTGTCGGTTTCATTGAAGACAACCAAGCTGCCATTGCTGAATCTCGTGCTGCcgaagaaaatttcaacgCTGATGACAAAACCATTTCAGACACCGCTGCTGTCGTTGGTGTTAAGGGTTCTCACGTCGTTTACAACTCCATTAGACAATTGTATGACTATGAAACTGAGGTTTCCATGAGAATGCCAAAGGTCATCCACTGGCAAGCTACCAGGCTCATTGCTGACCATTTGGTTGGAAGAAAGAGAGTtgattaa
- the TOM40 gene encoding TOM complex pore protein TOM40 (Component of the TOM (translocase of outer membrane) complex~similar to YMR203W) encodes MSTPTPLSEASQIPTIPALSPLTAKQSKGNFFSSNPISSFVVDTYKQLHSHRQSLELVNPGTVENLNKEVSRDVFLSQYFFTGLRADLNKAFSMNPAFQTSHTFSIGSQALPKYAFSALFANDNLFAQGNIDNDLSVSGRLNYGWDKKNISKVNLQISDGQPTMCQIEQDYQASDFSVNVKTLNPSFSDKGEFTGVAVASFLQSVTPQLALGLETLYSRTDGSAPGDAGVSYLTRYVSKKQDWIFSGQLQANGALIASLWRKVAPNVEAGIETTLQAGMIPITDPLMGTPIGIQPTVEGSTTIGAKYEYRQSVYRGTLDSNGKVACFLERKVLPTLSVLFCGEIDHFKNDTKIGCGLQFETAGNQELLMLQQGLDADGNPLQALPQL; translated from the coding sequence ATGTCTACACCAACTCCATTATCAGAGGCCTCTCAAATCCCAACTATCCCGGCCCTTTCTCCTTTGACTGCGAAGCAATCCAAGGGGAATTTCTTCTCCTCAAACCCAATATCTAGCTTTGTTGTGGATACGTATAAACAATTGCATTCTCACAGACAATCTTTAGAGCTGGTCAACCCTGGTACCGTGGAAAATCTGAATAAGGAAGTCTCCCGTGACGTGTTTTTGTcccaatattttttcaccGGGCTGAGAGCTGATTTGAATAAGGCATTCTCCATGAACCCTGCCTTTCAAACTTCGCACACTTTCTCTATAGGTTCTCAAGCTTTGCCTAAGTACGCATTCTCCGCATTGTTTGCCAACGACAACCTTTTTGCTCAAGGTAACATCGACAACGATTTATCTGTCTCTGGTAGATTAAACTATGGTTGggataagaaaaacattTCTAAGGTCAACTTACAAATATCAGATGGCCAACCAACAATGTGCCAAATAGAACAAGACTACCAAGCTTCCGACTTTTCTGTAAACGTAAAGACATTGAACCCTTCATTCTCTGATAAGGGCGAATTCACAGGTGTTGCTGTTGCATCTTTCCTACAAAGTGTTACCCCTCAATTAGCTTTGGGTTTAGAAACTTTATACTCCAGAACTGACGGTAGCGCTCCAGGTGATGCTGGTGTTTCATACTTGACTCGTTACGTCTCCAAGAAGCAAgattggattttttcagGTCAACTGCAAGCTAACGGTGCTTTAATTGCATCGCTATGGAGAAAAGTAGCACCAAATGTTGAAGCAGGTATCGAAACTACATTACAAGCTGGTATGATTCCCATTACTGATCCATTGATGGGTACTCCAATTGGTATTCAACCTACTGTCGAGGGTTCTACCACAATTGGTGCCAAGTATGAATACAGACAATCTGTATATCGTGGTACATTAGATTCTAATGGTAAGGTTGCATGCTTCctagaaagaaaagttttgCCAACCCTGTCCGTTTTATTTTGCGGTGAAATCGATCATTTCAAGAACGATACCAAGATTGGTTGCGGTTTACAATTCGAAACTGCTGGTAACCAAGAATTACTAATGTTACAACAAGGTTTAGATGCAGATGGTAACCCATTGCAGGCTCTTCCTCAattatga